A genomic window from Ananas comosus cultivar F153 unplaced genomic scaffold, ASM154086v1, whole genome shotgun sequence includes:
- the LOC109703807 gene encoding uncharacterized protein LOC109703807, whose amino-acid sequence MGSLLPADGHRPKFAQLYIYDTENEISNRIRALGIDDGIEKISRNIVTDLIKMFDDQNTIVKAFRMARDRFVHNDFMPMRLRLIGARGEVLQQYNSPSCAEIAGLIVGDLGSVDRQRDIIVEHKTEGLKRISDLHPSFMAMQYPILFPYGEDGFRLGIRCRQTSRRKTNSRQCVTMREFYAYRIQNRLREGKTLVRGGRLFQQYIVDAFACIEEERLQYIRRNQANLRTEIYKGIRDAVVEGDVDGNAIGKRIILPSSFTAGPRYMVQNYQDAIAICRHSGPPDLFITFTCNAQWPEIRDALEFINGQKGEDRPDIISRVFKLKLEVLMDDIKKNQYFGKSVAELYTVEFQKRGLPHVHMLIWLHADHKYLTTSEINSIISAEIPDQINNPIGYASVAKFMIHGPCGLAKPGAPCMIKGRCSKHFPKEYINETVISEDGFPIYRRRNSHLRVLKAGIELDNRFVVPHNLQLVIKYQAHINVEWCNKSRLIKYLFKYINKGPDRSAVVLENNVHYTDGTPGKQYKNIDEIKQYLDCRYLSAYEAIWRLFQFDIHFRHPSVERLSVHLPMMNNITYHGAQNLINVLNRPNVEKTMFTEWMHTNLNYNNARQLTYAEFPTEWVWHSSDKFWSRRKQGYRIGRIVYIHPNAGELYFLRMLLNIVRGPRSYAEIRTVHGVVHETFRAACDALGLLGDDKEWREAFGEASQWSGSVELRQLFATLVIYCEVADPLKLWNEYWELMTDDILYRLKRVLGVENLRIPQLELQNHVLFELEVIFNKNGSSLTQYNLPIPNRLIVDGLNNKLLAEELDYNRTELLQEYSELFDGLNSEQKIIYDAVLHSVYQNIGDLIFVYGHGGTGKTYLWKTIIAKLRSEGRIVLAVASSGIASLLLPGGRTAHSRFKIPIKLDDCSVCEIKKGTHLANLIAQASLIIWDEAPMNHKNCFEALDKSLKDIMVTDEPNICSKLFGGKTIILGGDFRQILPVVVGGTKQDILSASLTRSYIWSKCKIFRLSTNMRLLRGSIDGTMDTSLLEFSQWVLDVGDGKINAVKLEGEEEPTWIKIPDDLLIKVSKNGIETIVSDIYDHIEENYNDPNYLRDRAIITPRNEGVDERRIIYFIRWNF is encoded by the exons ATGGGTTCTCTTCTTCCAGCTGATGGACATCGTCCTAAATTTGCTCAACTTTATATTTATGATACTGAGAATGAGATCTCCAATAGAATACGAGCACTTGGCATTGACGATGGCATTGAGAAAATTAGTAGGAACATTGTGActgatttaattaaaatgtttGATGACCAGAATACAATTGTTAAAGCATTTAGAATGGCACGAGATCGTTTTGTACATAATGATTTTATGCCCATGAGGTTGCGATTAATTGGAGCACGTGGGGAAGTCTTGCAGCAATATAATTCTCCTTCTTGCGCTGAAATTGCTGGTCTGATAGTTGGTGACTTAGGCAGTGTAGATCGGCAACGTGATATTATTGTTGAGCATAAAACAGAAGGCTTAAAACGTATTAGTGATTTGCATCCTTCTTTTATGGCTATGCAATATCCTATTTTATTTCCCTATGGTGAAGATGGTTTTAGGCTTGGCATACGATGCAGGCAGACATCCCGCAGGAAAACAAATTCTCGGCAATGTGTTACAATGCGTGAGTTCTATGCTTATCGAATCCAAAATAGATTAAGGGAAGGGAAGACGTTGGTACGTGGAGGAAGACTTTTTCAGCAATATATTGTTGATGCTTTCGCCTGTATTGAAGAAGAAAGACTGCAATACATTAGAAGAAATCAGGCGAATCTTAGAACTGAAATATATAAGGGTATTAGAGATGCTGTTGTTGAAGGAGATGTAGATGGTAATGCTATTGGTAAGCGAATTATATTGCCTTCGAGTTTTACTGCGGGTCCTCGCTATATGGTTCAAAATTATCAAGATGCCATTGCTATCTGCAGGCACTCAGGGCCTCCCGATTTATTCATAACATTTACCTGCAATGCACAATGGCCTGAAATTAGAGATGCCCTGGAATTTATTAATGGCCAAAAAGGTGAAGATCGGCCTGATATTATTAGCAGGGTATTTAAGCTGAAATTGGAAGTTTTAATGGATGATATTAAAAAGAACCAATATTTCGGTAAATCAGTGGCTG AGTTATATACCGTTGAGTTTCAAAAGAGGGGCCTTCCTCACGTTCACATGCTGATATGGTTACATGCAGACCATAAATATCTTACAACCTCAGAgataaattcaattatttctgCAGAAATAcctgatcaaattaataatccAATCGGATATGCATCGGTTGCTAAATTTATGATACATGGTCCATGTGGATTAGCTAAACCAGGAGCCCCATGTATGATAAAAGGTCGCTGCTCAAAACATTTTCCGaaagaatatataaatgaaACGGTTATATCTGAGGATGGATTTCCTATTTACAGGAGAAGAAATAGCCATCTTCGTGTATTGAAAGCTGGTATTGAACTTGACAATAGATTTGTTGTTCCTCACAACTTGCAATTGGTTATTAAATATCAGGCTCATATTAATGTTGAGTGGTGTAATAAGTCAAGGCTAATAAAATACTTATTCAAGTACATCAATAAAGGCCCAGATAGATCTGCAGTGGTTTTAGAAAATAATGTCCATTATACTGATGGAACTCCTGGAAAGCAATACAAAAATATTGATGAAATCAAGCAATATTTAGATTGTAGATATTTATCAGCATATGAGGCGATTTGGAGATTGTTCCAATTTGATATCCACTTTAGGCATCCATCCGTCGAGCGTTTATCTGTTCACCTACCGATGATGAATAACATAACATATCATGGtgctcaaaatttaattaatgtcCTCAATCGTCCGAATGTTGAGAAAACAATGTTTACGGAATGGATGCATACCAATCTCAATTATAATAATGCTCGACAATTAACATATGCTGAATTCCCAACTGAATGGGTTTGGCATTCAAGTGATAAATTTTGGTCGAGACGAAAACAAGGATACCGTATCGGCAGAATAGTTTACATTCATCCGAATGCAGGAGAGCTATACTTTTTACGCATGCTTTTAAATATAGTTAGAGGACCAAGAAGTTATGCAGAGATTAGAACTGTACACGGTGTCGTACATGAAACGTTTCGTGCTGCATGCGATGCCCTCGGTTTACTCGGTGATGATAAAGAATGGAGAGAGGCATTTGGAGAGGCTTCACAGTGGTCAGGCTCAGTTGAACTCAGACAATTATTTGCAACATTAGTGATTTACTGTGAAGTAGCAGATCCACTTAAATTATGGAATGAATATTGGGAATTAATGACAgatgatatattatataggcTAAAGCGTGTTTTGGGTGTAGAAAATCTCCGAATACCTCAACTTGAACTTCAAAACCATGTCCTATTTGAGTTGGAAGTTATATTCAACAAAAATGGTAGTTCGCTTACACAATATAATCTGCCGATTCCAAATAGGTTGATTGTTGAcggattaaataataaattgctCGCGGAAGAATTGGATTACAATAGAACCGAATTATTACAGGAATATTCAGAACTCTTTGATGGATTAAATAGTGAGCAGAAAATCATATATGATGCAGTCCTACATTCTGTATATCAAAATATCGGAGATCTTATATTTGTTTATGGTCATGGTGGGACGGGCAAAACATACCTTTGGAAAACTATAATTGCAAAATTACGTTCTGAAGGAAGAATAGTTTTAGCTGTTGCTTCCTCAGGTATTGCATCACTCTTATTGCCCGGGGGAAGGACTGCCCATTCAAGATTCAAAATTCCTATCAAACTTGATGATTGTTCTGTTTGTGAAATTAAGAAAGGCACGCACCTTGCAAATTTAATTGCACAAGCTTCTTTAATTATTTGGGACGAGGCTCCAATGAATCATAAAAATTGTTTTGAAGCTTTAGATAAATCCCTAAAAGATATTATGGTGACAGATGAACCAAATATTTGTAGTAAATTGTTTGGAGGAAAAACTATTATTTTGGGTGGAGACTTTAGGCAAATTCTTCCAGTTGTCGTTGGCGGAACTAAGCAAGATATTTTAAGCGCGTCGCTTACAAGATCATACATATGGAGTAAGTGTAAAATCTTCCGACTTTCTACGAACATGAGATTACTGCGGGGCTCAATAGATGGCACAATGGACACTTCTTTATTAGAATTTAGTCAATGGGTTCTTGATGTTGGTGATGGCAAAATAAATGCTGTGAAattagaaggtgaagaagaaccAACTTGGATCAAAATTCCTGACGACCTGCTGATAAAAGTTAGCAAAAATGGTATCGAAACGATAGTTTCAGATATATATGATCATATTGAGGAAAACTACAATGACCCTAATTATCTGCGAGATAGAGCTATCATTACACCTAGGAATGAAGGTGTCGATGAG AGGAGAATAATTTACTTTATCCGGTGGAATTTCTAA